From a region of the Deinococcus multiflagellatus genome:
- the galE gene encoding UDP-glucose 4-epimerase GalE, producing the protein MKLMVVGGAGYIGSHTVRQLRRAGHDVTVFDNLSSGQAAALPDDVVLVQGDLLYPEAVKAALVAHQPDAVIHFAALIEVGESMRAPGRYYRNNVVGSLNLLQAIAETRKIPLVFSSTAAVYGTTDAVPIPEDAPLHPESVYGETKLMTERMIHAFHTAHGLPYIILRYFNVCGAAPEGDIGEAHQSKSHLIELAALTALGQREKMLIFGDDYPTPDGTCIRDYVHVQDLADAHVLAVEALARGERTAGTYNVGLGHGFSVKEVLDAFDAVAGTPLPRELAPRRAGDPPRLVADAGRIRQDLGFTPHFTDLHEIVRTAWNWHRTHPHDFSR; encoded by the coding sequence ATGAAATTGATGGTGGTGGGGGGAGCGGGCTACATTGGGTCTCATACCGTGCGGCAGTTACGCCGCGCAGGCCATGATGTGACGGTATTCGACAACCTGAGCAGCGGGCAAGCGGCGGCCCTGCCGGACGACGTGGTGCTGGTGCAGGGCGATCTACTGTACCCGGAGGCTGTAAAGGCCGCCCTGGTGGCCCACCAGCCCGACGCCGTGATTCACTTTGCCGCGCTGATCGAGGTGGGCGAGAGCATGCGCGCCCCGGGCCGCTACTACCGCAACAACGTGGTGGGCAGCCTGAACCTGCTGCAGGCCATTGCTGAAACCCGCAAGATTCCGCTGGTGTTTTCCTCCACGGCCGCCGTGTACGGCACCACCGACGCCGTGCCCATTCCCGAAGACGCCCCCCTGCACCCCGAAAGCGTGTACGGCGAAACCAAGCTGATGACCGAGCGCATGATCCACGCCTTTCATACGGCGCACGGGTTGCCTTACATCATCCTGCGGTACTTCAACGTGTGCGGCGCGGCCCCCGAAGGCGACATTGGCGAGGCGCACCAGAGCAAATCCCACCTGATCGAGCTGGCCGCCCTGACCGCCCTGGGCCAGCGCGAGAAGATGCTGATTTTCGGGGACGACTACCCCACCCCCGACGGCACCTGTATCCGCGACTACGTGCATGTGCAGGACCTCGCCGACGCCCATGTGCTGGCGGTGGAGGCCCTGGCGCGCGGCGAACGCACGGCCGGCACCTACAACGTGGGCCTGGGCCACGGCTTCAGCGTCAAAGAGGTGCTGGACGCCTTTGACGCGGTGGCCGGCACGCCCCTGCCGCGCGAACTGGCCCCCCGCCGCGCAGGTGATCCGCCCCGGCTGGTGGCCGACGCTGGGCGCATTCGCCAGGACCTGGGCTTTACGCCGCACTTTACCGACCTGCACGAGATCGTGC
- a CDS encoding LacI family DNA-binding transcriptional regulator encodes MPSASAEPPPGPRVTLRDVARALGVSVATVSNAYNRPDQLSAELRERILQQAQALGYHGPDPLARSLRRGRTGVLGVVYDAPLDYAFADPAAALFLGSVARAVQGEGLSALLLASPHGPDADVTLPVRSASVDGFIVYCAAGGSALLRAVLDRRLPTVLVDQDPQPGVVGVGIDDLGGAQAAAAHLLALGHRQLGAVCLPLTPGGLLDSGGGPLAPDFVPPTGYRPSVQRLAGYRAALSGVPGAALHLTETVQNTPEEGEARALALLQAQPGLSALLCMSDVLAQGALRAAAALGRQVPGDLSVIGYDDLPSSAALNLTTVWQPTAEKGRAVGEAMRALLRGEAAHELCLPTRLTLRGTAAPPPALP; translated from the coding sequence ATGCCTTCTGCCAGTGCCGAGCCGCCGCCGGGGCCCCGGGTGACCCTGCGGGATGTGGCGCGGGCCCTGGGGGTCAGCGTGGCCACCGTGAGCAACGCCTACAACCGCCCCGACCAGCTGAGCGCCGAGTTACGGGAGCGCATTCTGCAGCAGGCGCAGGCCCTGGGCTACCACGGCCCCGACCCTCTGGCGCGCAGCCTGCGCCGGGGCCGCACCGGGGTGCTGGGCGTGGTGTACGACGCCCCGCTGGACTACGCCTTTGCTGACCCGGCCGCCGCACTGTTCCTGGGCAGTGTGGCCCGCGCGGTCCAGGGCGAGGGTCTGAGTGCCCTGCTGCTCGCCAGCCCGCATGGCCCAGATGCCGACGTCACCCTGCCGGTGCGCAGCGCCAGCGTGGACGGCTTCATCGTGTACTGCGCCGCCGGGGGCAGTGCGCTGCTGCGCGCGGTGCTGGACCGCCGCCTGCCCACGGTGCTGGTGGACCAGGACCCGCAGCCCGGCGTGGTGGGCGTGGGCATTGACGATCTGGGGGGCGCCCAGGCCGCCGCCGCCCACCTGCTGGCCCTGGGGCACCGCCAGCTGGGCGCCGTGTGCCTGCCGCTCACACCGGGCGGCCTACTGGATTCGGGGGGTGGCCCCCTGGCCCCGGACTTCGTTCCGCCGACTGGCTACCGGCCCTCAGTGCAGCGGCTGGCGGGCTACCGCGCGGCACTCTCGGGGGTGCCGGGGGCCGCCCTGCACCTCACCGAAACGGTGCAGAACACCCCCGAGGAGGGCGAGGCCCGCGCCCTGGCGCTGCTGCAGGCCCAGCCCGGCCTGAGCGCCCTGCTGTGCATGAGTGACGTGCTGGCCCAGGGGGCTCTGCGCGCCGCCGCCGCCCTGGGCCGACAGGTGCCCGGGGACCTGAGCGTGATCGGCTACGACGACCTGCCCAGCAGCGCGGCGCTGAACCTGACCACCGTGTGGCAACCCACCGCCGAGAAGGGCCGGGCCGTGGGCGAGGCCATGCGCGCGCTGCTGCGTGGCGAGGCCGCCCATGAACTCTGCCTTCCCACCCGCCTCACCCTGCGCGGCACTGCAGCTCCCCCACCTGCACTACCCTGA
- a CDS encoding MFS transporter, whose amino-acid sequence MSHPPAPLPARRAVSVMFLINGVLFATWGVNIPGVRDSLNLSEAQIGAALLAVGLGSLCTMPLTGGWTARYGSHRVTWAVSVACMLSLLLPFIAPNFAALVAALAVLGALNGCMDVAMNAQGVTVEKALGRPIMSRLHAYFSLGGLLGAGLGSLLVGRVPLAAHALLVVAVTATAALLSGRFLWPDAAPAPTQLAANEQPPRRSPLSAAAALLGALCFLGMLAEGANYDWAALYFRDVLGVTGGASGLGYVAFVGAMTLGRWFGDRARAQLGDPSTVRGGAALTALGLGLALLARDPLLAAAGFALSGLGLSNVVPVMYGAAGHALAGRGIAQVATIGYGGFLLGPPAIGFIAQHVGLAAALGLALGAAALVALLGGRAFALIRGQAAPTPADA is encoded by the coding sequence ATGTCCCACCCCCCAGCTCCCCTGCCTGCCCGGCGCGCCGTCAGCGTCATGTTCCTAATCAATGGCGTGCTGTTCGCCACCTGGGGCGTGAATATCCCCGGCGTGCGCGACAGCCTGAACCTCAGCGAAGCCCAGATTGGCGCGGCCCTCCTGGCCGTGGGGCTGGGCAGCCTGTGCACCATGCCGCTCACCGGGGGTTGGACCGCGCGCTACGGCAGCCACCGCGTCACCTGGGCGGTGTCGGTGGCCTGCATGCTAAGCCTGCTGCTGCCCTTTATCGCGCCCAACTTTGCGGCGCTGGTGGCGGCCCTGGCGGTGCTGGGCGCCCTGAACGGCTGCATGGACGTGGCCATGAATGCCCAGGGCGTCACGGTGGAAAAGGCCCTGGGCCGGCCCATCATGAGCCGCCTGCACGCCTACTTCAGCCTGGGGGGACTGCTGGGCGCGGGGCTGGGGAGCCTGCTGGTGGGGCGCGTGCCCCTGGCCGCCCACGCGCTGCTGGTGGTGGCGGTCACGGCCACAGCGGCGCTGCTCTCGGGCCGGTTCCTGTGGCCCGACGCGGCGCCCGCGCCCACACAACTGGCCGCCAATGAACAGCCGCCGCGCCGCTCGCCCCTCAGCGCGGCGGCGGCGCTGCTGGGCGCGCTGTGCTTTCTGGGCATGCTGGCCGAGGGCGCCAATTACGACTGGGCGGCCCTTTATTTCCGAGACGTGCTGGGGGTGACGGGCGGGGCCTCGGGGCTGGGCTACGTGGCGTTTGTGGGCGCCATGACGCTGGGGCGCTGGTTCGGGGACCGCGCCCGCGCGCAGCTGGGCGACCCCTCCACGGTGCGCGGCGGCGCCGCCCTGACCGCGTTGGGCCTGGGGCTGGCGCTGCTGGCGCGCGATCCGCTGCTGGCCGCCGCTGGCTTTGCCCTGTCGGGCCTGGGCCTCAGCAACGTGGTGCCGGTGATGTACGGCGCGGCCGGGCACGCCCTGGCTGGGCGCGGCATTGCCCAGGTGGCGACCATCGGGTACGGCGGGTTCCTGCTGGGGCCCCCCGCCATTGGGTTTATTGCCCAGCATGTGGGGCTGGCGGCGGCCCTGGGGCTGGCGCTGGGCGCGGCGGCGCTGGTGG